Proteins from one Corynebacterium testudinoris genomic window:
- a CDS encoding type I polyketide synthase, protein MSLTPLLSLRHPAVLFAGQGSNWQLALSHAHYEGRLTSLLLSARALTGPVARQIASTVPGAFARLEELAQHLATSDTPPEPSELDAYPAVSIPGIVLGQIIALDQLKELGLDLDQVELVGHSQGSLGVAAARHPEHALAFALLLGTAASQEVGSSDHRPRMLSVRGVDRAIVDKHAAGAELAVTNGPRHFVLTGTPEQLAAARRDISAAVDEANASLQARERGGDEITARFDELPVAGFFHHSSMQAAADRAAAWAKECGLDLGDVTPQELADAILVEPHDWPAEITALRAKGVTEVLSLDRSLSTITAKLLAGSGIAIVPATSPAERDLLGTPGATLPTAANYADFAPRLITLPTGETVTQTRFSTLTGLSPIMLGGMTPTTVDPSIVAAAANAGFWAEMGGGGQYSEEVFTRNKDGLVEQLEPGRSAQFNSMFFDRYMWNLQFGVTRIVSKARAAGAAINGVTVSAGIPEVEEATELIAQLHDDGFPYVSFKPGTSKQIRDALAIADANPDTDIIIQVEDGHSGGHHSWVDLGDMLVDTYAEVRQRPNAYLAVGGGIHSPERATEYLTGSWAHRYGLPSMPVDAVILGTVAMATKEATTTPQVKQLLVNTPGISPEENKGWVGRLQCAGGVTSGQSHLLADMHEVDNDFAAASRLITSLDIEEYAEHRDELIAALNKTSKPYFGDVDTMTYAQWLQRFVDLAFPWKDPTWPDRFLDLLHRVEARLHPVDHGQIPTLFDSVDDCEDAQACVDQLVDAYPQAVDLVVTPRDAAWFVGLNRKHHKPMPWVTAIDGDLKTWFGLDSLWQAQDERYPAQAVRVIPGPVSVAGINRVDEPVAELLARFEADCTTSLIDAAVTPTARFSRLAEAADAAEFLRAAPTIQWHGHLIDNPAHVLPDAATELVDTDEGWVIRVHSDSYWDELPAEQRPFYVEHVDIPIDLPSSTSTGASPIVSDERLPKAVFDLLAGVAGIGSTSETGDEITELPVADADGTIHYSFTLPASLLPAHSAVSGAALGSVAAGTPDALVGPCWPAIYAALGTGRLSDGYPVIEGLLNAVHLDHVIDLRVPLEELANGRRIDVESRCASIAESVSGRIVTVELTLYSEGEIVATQMQRFAIRGRANGTVMPVPAPEWGGGKSATKVEATARSFVDRAIVHAPSDMTPFALVSGDYNPIHTSTNAAGLVGLEAPLVHGMWLSATAQHLAGRHGRVVGWTYSMFGMVQLNDAVEITVERVGRKGIHRALEVTCRIDGEVVSRGQALLAQPRTAYVYPGQGIQAAGMGRGDRDSSPAAREVWRRADQHTRATLGFSIRHIVDDNPTALNVRGTTFRHPKGVLNLTQFTQVALAVVAYAQTERLRENNAIGSDSMYAGHSLGEYTALASLANIFALEDVIDIVYSRGSAMHGLVPRDEAGRSNYGMGALRPNMIGVAAEDVEDYLAGVAPETGEYLEIVNYNIAGQQYSIAGTIKGLAALSEHANSITPRAYVTVPGIDVPFHSRVLRPGVPAFAAKLDELLPTTVDLDALIGRYVPNLVARPFELTQSFVDSILEVVPSERLQGIDVATADEQQLARDLLIELLSWQFASPVRWIETQALLISEVEQIIEVGLAASPTLSNLASRTMDILGTHRPVFNVERDQDAVMLNDVQQPPAVEEVAEETVEAAASAPVESAPERAPAPAPVASGGSGQDAPNLPFSAGEAIMVLFAFQNKIRPDQINGTDTVEELTNGVSSRRNQLLMDMSAELGVPAIDGAADADVTTLRDRVRTAAPGYAPFGSVLGEAVTARLRQLTGASGYKPAHVAERVTGTWGLPAGWVGHVEAEILLGSREGDSVRGGSLSTIPTSASSKAEVDALIDAAVAAVAAAHGVSVSLTSGGSGGGAGSVVDSAALNAYADSVTGPDGILVALARTTLTQLGIVDEVAEVAVSDTTLLDTVEAELGAGWLKTVTPTFDATRAVLFDDRWASAREDLARVALGEVTLTPADFAGTGEVIAEQATWWAANGGTDPALLQEIATAAVDKPQQRYLGEVALVTGAAPGSIAAALVEGLLAGGATVIMTASNVSQARKEFARQLFAGHASVDAALWLVPANLSSYRDVDALIEWIGSEQRESVGNEVKILKPALTPTLAFPFAAPSVSGSLADAGAAAENQTRLLLWSLERTIAGLSQLAQNDPAFPDTRCHVVLPGSPNRGMFGGDGAYGEVKAALDAILAKWSAEAGWPEGVTLAQAKIGWVSGTSLMGGNDVLVPAAEKAGIHVWSPEEISSELLHLASPEVKAQAAQAPVEADLTGGLGSSAVSMSALADAARADAEAAVLGTDAAEDTTINALPNAAHPTQPGDVTVGEVTRDLEDMIVMVGLGEVSSWGSGRTRAQAEYGIQRDGSVDLTAAGVLELAWMTGLISWAEDPRPGWYDASGAEVPEDEVYERFRDEVIARSGIRRLSDKYFLTDGGSIDVTEVFLDKDITFTVPSEAEARDIESADPDKTRVALIDGEWTITRVKGATARVPRKATLTRSVAGQMPEGFDPARWGIPASMIEGLDRIAVWNLVTAVDAFISAGFTPAELLRAVHPGDVASTQGTGIGGMESLHKVFVSRFLGQERPSDILQEALPNVVAAHVMQSLVGGYGSMIHPVAACATAAVSIEEGVDKIALGKADFVVAGGIDDVQVESLTGFGDMNATAETAAMTAKGISDRFISRANDRRRGGFLEAEGGGTVLLARASVAAELGLPVLAVVAHAASYGDGAHTSIPAPGLGALGAARGRENSRLARSLRSLGLTPDDVRVVSKHDTSTNANDPNESELHSRLWEAVGRTDGNPLFVVSQKSLTGHAKAGAALFQMGGLVDILRTGTLPANAALDCVDPLIAPKARPLVWLRSPLALGEGAVKAGVLTSLGFGHVGAVVVLAHPAVFEAALARSGGDVTAWRERATNRLRSGAQHFEAGMIGRAELFTQVEGRRLPAVGDHEAEIALLLNEDARLGEDGVYPKA, encoded by the coding sequence ATGTCTTTGACACCCCTGCTGTCCCTGCGCCACCCCGCGGTCTTGTTCGCGGGCCAGGGTTCCAACTGGCAACTCGCCCTCAGCCACGCGCACTACGAAGGGCGCCTCACCAGCCTCCTGCTCAGTGCCCGCGCCCTGACCGGACCCGTTGCCCGGCAGATCGCCTCCACCGTGCCCGGCGCCTTCGCCCGGCTCGAAGAACTGGCACAGCACCTGGCAACCTCGGACACCCCGCCCGAGCCGAGTGAACTCGACGCCTACCCCGCGGTATCCATCCCGGGCATCGTGCTGGGCCAGATCATCGCCCTGGACCAGCTCAAAGAACTGGGGCTCGACCTCGATCAGGTGGAGCTCGTGGGCCATTCGCAGGGCAGCCTCGGTGTTGCCGCCGCCCGCCACCCCGAGCACGCGCTGGCCTTCGCCCTGTTGCTGGGCACGGCCGCCAGCCAGGAGGTGGGCTCCAGTGACCATCGCCCGCGCATGCTGAGTGTGCGGGGGGTAGACCGCGCGATCGTCGATAAGCATGCAGCCGGCGCCGAGCTGGCCGTGACCAATGGCCCACGCCACTTCGTCCTCACCGGGACGCCCGAGCAGCTGGCTGCGGCCCGGCGCGACATTAGCGCCGCCGTCGATGAGGCCAATGCCAGCCTTCAAGCCCGGGAGCGCGGCGGCGACGAGATCACCGCCCGCTTCGATGAGCTGCCCGTGGCCGGGTTCTTCCACCACTCCTCGATGCAGGCCGCCGCTGACCGCGCCGCCGCCTGGGCCAAGGAATGCGGACTCGACCTGGGCGACGTCACGCCGCAGGAGCTCGCCGACGCCATCCTCGTCGAGCCCCACGACTGGCCGGCCGAGATCACAGCCCTCCGCGCCAAGGGTGTCACTGAGGTCTTGAGCCTCGACCGATCCCTGTCCACCATCACCGCCAAGCTGCTAGCCGGCTCCGGCATCGCCATCGTGCCCGCCACGTCCCCGGCCGAGCGCGACCTCCTGGGCACCCCCGGTGCGACGCTGCCCACTGCGGCCAACTACGCCGACTTCGCTCCCCGCCTCATCACCTTGCCCACCGGCGAGACCGTCACGCAGACGCGCTTTTCCACCCTCACCGGCTTGTCCCCGATCATGCTCGGCGGCATGACCCCCACCACCGTCGACCCAAGCATCGTCGCCGCGGCCGCCAACGCCGGCTTCTGGGCCGAAATGGGCGGCGGCGGCCAGTACTCGGAGGAGGTGTTCACCCGCAACAAGGATGGGCTGGTTGAGCAGCTCGAGCCGGGCCGTTCCGCGCAGTTCAACTCCATGTTCTTCGACCGCTACATGTGGAACCTGCAATTCGGCGTCACCCGCATCGTGTCCAAGGCCCGCGCCGCCGGTGCGGCCATCAACGGCGTCACCGTCTCCGCCGGTATCCCGGAGGTGGAGGAGGCCACCGAACTCATCGCACAGCTCCACGACGATGGCTTCCCCTACGTCTCCTTCAAGCCGGGCACGTCGAAGCAGATTCGCGATGCCCTGGCCATCGCCGATGCGAACCCCGACACCGACATCATCATCCAGGTCGAAGACGGCCACTCCGGCGGCCACCACTCCTGGGTCGACCTCGGCGACATGCTCGTGGACACCTACGCGGAGGTCCGCCAGCGCCCCAACGCCTACCTCGCCGTCGGCGGCGGTATCCACTCCCCCGAGCGCGCCACCGAATACCTCACCGGTTCCTGGGCGCACCGCTACGGCTTGCCGTCCATGCCGGTGGACGCGGTCATCCTCGGCACGGTTGCCATGGCCACCAAGGAAGCGACGACAACCCCGCAGGTCAAACAGCTCCTGGTCAACACTCCCGGCATCAGCCCGGAGGAAAACAAGGGGTGGGTCGGCCGCCTCCAATGCGCCGGTGGCGTCACCTCCGGGCAGTCGCATCTGCTCGCCGACATGCACGAGGTGGATAATGATTTCGCCGCTGCCTCGCGCCTCATCACCTCCCTCGACATCGAGGAGTACGCCGAGCACCGCGACGAGCTCATCGCGGCGTTGAACAAGACCTCTAAGCCGTACTTCGGCGACGTGGATACGATGACGTACGCCCAGTGGCTCCAGCGCTTCGTCGACCTGGCCTTCCCGTGGAAGGACCCGACGTGGCCGGATCGTTTCCTCGATCTGCTGCACCGCGTCGAGGCCCGCCTGCACCCAGTCGATCACGGCCAGATCCCCACGTTGTTCGACAGCGTTGACGATTGCGAGGACGCCCAGGCGTGCGTGGACCAGCTGGTGGACGCATACCCGCAGGCAGTGGACCTGGTTGTCACCCCGCGTGACGCCGCCTGGTTCGTCGGCCTCAACCGCAAGCACCACAAGCCCATGCCGTGGGTCACCGCCATTGATGGCGATCTGAAAACCTGGTTCGGCCTCGATTCCCTGTGGCAGGCCCAGGATGAGCGCTACCCGGCGCAGGCCGTCCGCGTCATCCCCGGCCCCGTCTCCGTCGCCGGTATCAACCGCGTCGACGAGCCCGTCGCTGAGCTGTTGGCCCGCTTCGAGGCGGACTGCACCACGTCGCTAATCGACGCCGCCGTCACCCCCACCGCCCGCTTCTCCCGCTTGGCGGAAGCAGCGGACGCCGCGGAGTTCCTCCGCGCCGCCCCCACCATCCAGTGGCACGGCCACCTCATCGACAACCCCGCCCACGTGCTGCCCGACGCCGCCACCGAGCTCGTCGACACCGATGAGGGCTGGGTCATCCGTGTCCATTCCGATTCTTATTGGGATGAGTTGCCCGCCGAGCAGCGCCCCTTCTACGTCGAGCACGTCGACATCCCCATCGACCTGCCTTCGTCCACTTCCACCGGCGCGAGCCCCATCGTCTCCGATGAACGCCTCCCCAAGGCTGTGTTTGACCTGCTCGCCGGCGTGGCCGGCATCGGCTCCACCTCGGAGACCGGCGATGAGATCACCGAACTCCCCGTCGCCGATGCCGATGGCACCATTCATTACTCCTTCACCCTGCCCGCCAGCCTGCTGCCCGCGCACTCCGCGGTCAGTGGCGCCGCGCTGGGCTCCGTCGCGGCGGGCACCCCGGACGCGCTCGTCGGCCCCTGCTGGCCGGCCATCTACGCCGCCCTGGGAACCGGCCGCCTGTCCGATGGCTACCCCGTCATCGAAGGCCTGCTCAACGCCGTCCACCTCGATCACGTCATTGACCTGCGCGTCCCGCTGGAGGAGCTAGCCAACGGCCGCCGCATCGACGTCGAATCCCGCTGCGCCTCCATCGCGGAATCGGTCTCCGGGCGCATCGTCACCGTGGAACTCACCCTCTACTCCGAGGGCGAGATCGTGGCCACCCAGATGCAGCGATTCGCCATCCGCGGCCGCGCCAACGGCACCGTTATGCCCGTGCCGGCGCCCGAGTGGGGTGGCGGGAAATCCGCCACTAAGGTCGAGGCCACCGCCCGCTCCTTCGTCGACCGCGCCATCGTCCACGCCCCATCGGACATGACCCCCTTCGCGCTGGTCTCGGGCGACTACAACCCGATCCACACCTCTACCAACGCCGCCGGGCTCGTCGGCCTGGAGGCCCCACTGGTTCACGGCATGTGGCTCTCGGCCACCGCCCAGCACCTCGCGGGCCGCCACGGCCGCGTCGTCGGCTGGACCTACTCCATGTTCGGCATGGTCCAACTCAACGACGCCGTGGAAATCACCGTCGAGCGCGTCGGCCGCAAGGGCATCCACCGCGCCCTCGAGGTCACCTGCCGGATCGACGGCGAGGTGGTCTCCCGCGGCCAGGCCCTCCTGGCCCAGCCCCGCACCGCCTACGTCTATCCCGGCCAGGGCATCCAAGCCGCCGGCATGGGTCGTGGTGACCGTGACTCCTCCCCCGCCGCCCGCGAGGTCTGGCGTCGCGCCGATCAGCACACCCGCGCCACCCTGGGCTTCTCCATCCGCCACATCGTCGATGACAATCCCACGGCACTGAACGTGCGTGGGACGACCTTCCGCCACCCGAAGGGCGTGCTCAACCTCACGCAATTCACTCAGGTCGCCCTCGCCGTCGTCGCTTACGCGCAGACCGAGCGCCTGCGGGAGAACAACGCCATCGGCTCCGATTCGATGTACGCCGGCCACTCGCTCGGCGAGTACACCGCCCTGGCTTCCCTGGCCAACATCTTCGCCCTGGAAGACGTCATCGATATCGTCTACTCGCGTGGCTCCGCCATGCACGGCCTCGTCCCCCGCGACGAGGCGGGTCGGTCCAACTACGGCATGGGCGCGCTGCGTCCCAACATGATCGGCGTCGCCGCCGAGGACGTGGAGGATTACCTCGCCGGGGTCGCCCCGGAGACCGGCGAATACCTCGAGATCGTCAACTACAACATCGCTGGCCAGCAATACTCCATCGCCGGCACCATCAAGGGCCTGGCGGCGCTGTCCGAGCACGCCAACTCGATCACTCCCCGCGCCTATGTCACGGTGCCGGGCATCGATGTTCCCTTCCACTCGCGGGTCCTGCGCCCGGGCGTCCCGGCGTTTGCCGCCAAGCTCGACGAGTTGCTGCCCACCACCGTCGATCTGGACGCGCTCATCGGCCGCTACGTGCCCAACCTCGTCGCCCGGCCCTTCGAGCTGACGCAATCCTTCGTCGACTCCATTCTCGAAGTCGTCCCCTCCGAGCGCCTGCAGGGCATCGACGTGGCCACTGCGGATGAGCAGCAGCTCGCCCGCGACCTGCTCATCGAGCTGCTCAGCTGGCAGTTCGCCTCCCCGGTGCGCTGGATCGAGACCCAGGCCCTGCTCATCAGCGAGGTCGAGCAGATCATCGAGGTCGGCCTCGCCGCCTCCCCCACGTTGAGCAACCTGGCCTCCCGCACGATGGACATCCTGGGCACTCATCGCCCGGTGTTCAACGTGGAACGCGACCAAGATGCCGTCATGCTCAATGACGTGCAGCAGCCCCCGGCGGTGGAAGAAGTCGCCGAGGAAACTGTGGAGGCTGCGGCATCTGCCCCAGTGGAGAGCGCACCTGAGCGGGCACCAGCCCCGGCCCCTGTGGCCAGCGGCGGCAGCGGCCAGGACGCCCCCAACCTGCCATTCAGCGCGGGCGAGGCCATCATGGTCCTCTTCGCCTTCCAGAACAAGATCCGCCCGGATCAGATCAACGGCACCGACACCGTCGAGGAGCTGACCAACGGCGTGTCCTCGCGCCGCAACCAGCTGCTCATGGACATGTCCGCCGAGCTGGGCGTGCCCGCCATTGATGGTGCGGCCGACGCCGATGTGACCACCCTGCGCGATCGGGTGCGCACCGCGGCCCCCGGCTACGCCCCCTTCGGTTCGGTCCTGGGCGAGGCCGTCACGGCCCGCCTGCGCCAGCTCACCGGTGCTTCCGGCTACAAGCCTGCCCACGTCGCCGAGCGCGTCACCGGCACCTGGGGTCTGCCCGCCGGGTGGGTCGGCCACGTCGAGGCGGAAATCCTCCTCGGCTCCCGCGAGGGCGACTCCGTTCGCGGCGGCTCCCTCTCCACCATCCCCACCTCCGCGTCGTCGAAGGCCGAGGTTGATGCGCTTATCGACGCCGCCGTTGCGGCCGTCGCCGCCGCCCACGGCGTCTCCGTGTCCCTGACCTCCGGTGGCTCCGGTGGAGGCGCTGGCTCCGTCGTCGACTCCGCGGCGCTCAACGCTTACGCCGACTCGGTGACCGGCCCCGACGGCATCCTCGTCGCATTGGCCCGCACGACGCTCACCCAGCTGGGCATCGTCGATGAGGTCGCCGAGGTGGCCGTCTCTGACACCACCCTCCTCGACACCGTCGAAGCCGAACTCGGCGCCGGCTGGCTCAAGACCGTCACCCCCACCTTCGACGCCACCCGCGCCGTGCTTTTCGACGACCGCTGGGCATCCGCCCGCGAGGACCTCGCCCGGGTCGCCCTGGGCGAAGTAACCCTCACCCCCGCCGACTTCGCGGGCACCGGTGAGGTCATCGCGGAGCAGGCCACCTGGTGGGCCGCCAACGGCGGCACCGACCCGGCGCTGCTGCAAGAGATTGCTACCGCGGCCGTCGATAAGCCGCAACAGCGCTACCTCGGCGAAGTTGCCCTGGTCACCGGCGCGGCGCCGGGGTCCATCGCCGCCGCCCTCGTCGAGGGCCTGCTGGCCGGTGGTGCGACCGTCATCATGACGGCCTCGAACGTCAGCCAAGCGCGCAAGGAATTCGCCCGCCAGCTCTTCGCAGGCCACGCCTCCGTGGATGCGGCACTGTGGTTGGTGCCCGCCAACCTGTCCAGCTACCGCGACGTTGATGCGCTCATCGAGTGGATCGGCAGCGAGCAGCGCGAATCAGTGGGCAACGAAGTGAAGATCCTCAAGCCGGCGCTCACGCCGACCCTGGCGTTCCCCTTCGCCGCCCCGAGCGTTTCCGGTTCCTTGGCCGACGCGGGCGCGGCCGCCGAGAACCAAACCCGCCTGCTGCTGTGGAGCCTGGAGCGCACCATCGCCGGGCTCTCCCAGCTGGCGCAGAACGATCCGGCGTTCCCGGATACCCGCTGCCACGTCGTCCTCCCCGGTTCCCCCAACCGCGGCATGTTCGGCGGCGACGGAGCCTACGGCGAGGTCAAGGCTGCCCTCGACGCCATCCTGGCCAAGTGGTCCGCCGAGGCTGGCTGGCCGGAGGGTGTCACCCTCGCCCAGGCGAAGATTGGCTGGGTCTCTGGCACCTCGCTCATGGGTGGCAATGACGTCCTCGTCCCCGCCGCCGAGAAGGCCGGTATCCACGTGTGGTCCCCGGAGGAGATCTCCTCCGAGCTGCTTCACCTCGCTTCCCCCGAGGTGAAAGCGCAGGCCGCGCAGGCCCCCGTCGAGGCGGACCTCACCGGCGGGCTCGGTTCCTCCGCCGTCTCCATGTCCGCGCTGGCGGACGCCGCCCGTGCCGATGCCGAAGCCGCAGTTCTAGGCACCGATGCCGCTGAAGACACCACCATCAACGCCCTGCCCAACGCCGCGCATCCCACCCAACCCGGCGATGTCACTGTTGGCGAGGTGACCCGCGATCTCGAAGACATGATCGTCATGGTCGGCCTCGGCGAGGTTTCCTCCTGGGGCTCGGGCCGCACCCGCGCCCAGGCCGAATACGGCATCCAGCGTGACGGCAGCGTCGATCTCACCGCCGCCGGAGTCCTGGAGTTGGCCTGGATGACCGGCCTCATTTCCTGGGCCGAGGATCCCCGCCCGGGCTGGTACGACGCCTCCGGCGCCGAGGTCCCCGAGGACGAGGTCTACGAACGCTTCCGCGACGAGGTTATCGCCCGCTCCGGCATCCGCCGCTTGAGCGACAAGTACTTCCTCACCGACGGCGGTTCCATCGACGTCACCGAGGTCTTCCTGGACAAGGACATCACCTTCACCGTCCCCTCCGAGGCCGAAGCCCGCGACATCGAAAGCGCCGATCCCGACAAGACGCGCGTCGCGCTTATCGACGGCGAGTGGACCATCACCCGCGTCAAGGGTGCCACCGCACGTGTCCCCCGCAAGGCCACCCTCACCCGCTCCGTCGCTGGCCAGATGCCAGAAGGCTTCGACCCGGCACGCTGGGGCATCCCCGCCTCCATGATCGAGGGCCTCGACCGCATCGCAGTGTGGAACCTCGTCACCGCTGTCGACGCGTTCATCTCCGCCGGGTTCACCCCCGCCGAGCTGCTGCGCGCCGTCCACCCCGGTGATGTTGCTTCGACCCAGGGCACCGGCATCGGCGGCATGGAATCCCTCCACAAGGTGTTCGTGTCCCGGTTCCTCGGGCAAGAGCGCCCCTCCGACATCCTGCAGGAGGCACTGCCCAACGTCGTGGCCGCGCACGTCATGCAGTCGCTGGTGGGTGGCTACGGCTCGATGATCCACCCGGTCGCCGCCTGCGCCACCGCAGCCGTTTCCATTGAGGAAGGCGTGGACAAGATCGCGCTTGGCAAGGCCGACTTCGTGGTCGCCGGCGGTATTGACGATGTCCAGGTCGAATCGCTCACCGGCTTCGGCGACATGAACGCCACCGCCGAGACCGCCGCCATGACGGCGAAGGGGATCAGCGACCGCTTCATCTCCCGCGCCAACGACCGCCGACGCGGCGGCTTCCTCGAGGCCGAGGGCGGTGGCACCGTGCTGCTGGCCCGCGCCTCCGTCGCCGCGGAACTGGGCCTGCCGGTCCTCGCCGTGGTGGCGCACGCCGCCTCCTATGGCGATGGCGCCCACACGTCGATCCCGGCGCCGGGCCTGGGAGCCTTGGGCGCCGCGCGTGGCCGGGAGAACTCCCGCCTGGCTCGCTCGCTTCGCTCCTTGGGTCTCACCCCCGACGACGTGCGCGTGGTGTCCAAGCACGACACCTCCACCAACGCCAACGATCCGAACGAATCGGAGCTGCATTCCCGCCTGTGGGAGGCCGTGGGCCGCACGGACGGCAACCCGCTGTTCGTCGTCTCGCAGAAATCCCTCACCGGTCACGCGAAGGCCGGAGCGGCACTGTTCCAAATGGGTGGCCTGGTGGACATCCTGCGCACCGGTACCCTACCGGCCAATGCAGCGTTGGACTGCGTCGATCCGCTCATCGCCCCGAAGGCCCGCCCGCTGGTGTGGTTGCGCTCGCCACTGGCCCTGGGTGAGGGTGCCGTCAAGGCTGGCGTGCTCACCTCACTCGGCTTCGGCCATGTCGGTGCCGTCGTGGTGCTCGCTCACCCGGCCGTCTTCGAGGCCGCCCTGGCCCGCTCCGGGGGCGATGTCACTGCGTGGCGGGAGCGGGCCACCAACCGCCTGCGCTCCGGCGCGCAGCACTTCGAGGCTGGCATGATCGGCCGCGCGGAGCTGTTTACTCAGGTCGAGGGACGACGTCTCCCGGCCGTGGGCGACCACGAGGCCGAGATCGCCCTGCTCCTCAATGAGGATGCTCGTCTGGGTGAGGACGGGGTGTACCCGAAGGCTTAG
- a CDS encoding MerR family transcriptional regulator produces the protein MSSKQALDNALRLAIDPPGGVNVEALKELTRPDGSADWSIAETADHLGVSAHTLRYYERVGLVAIPRDRAGHRRFDATTVRRLVFLTRMRTSGMSIRDLTRYVELVDAGADTIPDRVELLHHHRDTLRSHIAQLQLALAATEYKLATYEEGPQP, from the coding sequence ATGAGTAGCAAGCAGGCCCTGGACAATGCCCTCCGGCTGGCCATCGACCCGCCGGGAGGCGTCAACGTCGAGGCACTTAAGGAGCTAACGCGCCCCGATGGGTCGGCGGACTGGAGCATTGCGGAGACCGCCGATCATCTCGGCGTCAGCGCCCACACGCTGCGCTACTACGAACGAGTGGGCCTCGTTGCCATCCCGCGGGATCGCGCCGGGCACCGCCGCTTCGACGCCACCACCGTCCGGCGCCTTGTGTTTCTCACCCGGATGCGCACCTCGGGCATGAGCATCCGGGATCTCACGCGCTACGTCGAGCTGGTCGATGCCGGCGCGGACACCATCCCCGACCGCGTCGAGCTGTTGCACCACCACCGAGACACCCTTCGTTCACACATTGCCCAGCTCCAGCTCGCCCTGGCCGCCACGGAATACAAACTCGCCACCTATGAGGAAGGCCCCCAACCATGA
- a CDS encoding carboxymuconolactone decarboxylase family protein yields MSTSQHDIDSADNLVRRRKGLDVLSRIDGHQGDAVIDSLADISPALGHHIAAFAFGDIYDRPGLDPRSRQLVTLGALSALGGCEPQLRVHIGAALNVGISREEIIEALLHSAVYAGFPRALNATFVAREVFAQRDNPTAE; encoded by the coding sequence ATGAGCACATCGCAGCACGACATCGACTCCGCCGACAACCTGGTCCGCCGCCGGAAGGGCCTCGACGTGCTCTCCCGCATCGACGGCCACCAGGGCGACGCCGTCATCGATTCACTAGCCGACATTAGTCCTGCCCTCGGCCACCACATCGCAGCATTCGCCTTCGGGGACATCTACGACCGCCCGGGCCTCGATCCCCGCAGCCGCCAACTCGTCACCCTGGGTGCGTTAAGTGCCCTCGGTGGATGCGAACCCCAGCTGCGAGTCCACATTGGGGCTGCCCTCAATGTCGGTATCAGCCGCGAAGAGATCATCGAGGCGCTCCTTCACTCAGCGGTCTACGCCGGCTTTCCCCGCGCCCTCAACGCCACCTTCGTCGCCCGGGAGGTCTTCGCGCAACGCGACAACCCCACTGCCGAATAG